A region from the Paraburkholderia youngii genome encodes:
- a CDS encoding plasmid pRiA4b ORF-3 family protein: MVQPRKPAVRSVKAPVPDYVLRVELKYIKPAIWRRIIVPGSIRLGKLHVVLQLAMGWEGGHLHEFVFGETNYGEPDDFGFQSDPPMLNEARVTLAKALGGLKSFTYIYDYGDNWQHRIKVEKALMPDPDMRRPLCLDGQNACPPEDVGGVPGYADFLEAITDPTHEEHDHFLEWCGGNFDPAAFDLVLTNQRLSEVKF; the protein is encoded by the coding sequence ATGGTCCAACCCCGCAAACCTGCCGTGCGCTCGGTCAAGGCGCCAGTGCCCGACTACGTACTGCGCGTTGAGCTGAAGTACATCAAGCCGGCGATCTGGCGACGAATCATCGTTCCCGGCTCGATCCGGCTGGGCAAGCTGCATGTCGTGCTGCAACTAGCCATGGGCTGGGAGGGCGGGCACCTGCACGAGTTCGTCTTCGGCGAAACCAACTATGGTGAACCTGATGACTTCGGATTCCAGAGCGATCCACCGATGCTCAATGAAGCACGGGTCACGCTGGCGAAGGCGCTGGGCGGGCTGAAGTCATTCACCTACATCTACGACTACGGTGACAACTGGCAGCATCGGATCAAGGTCGAGAAGGCGCTGATGCCTGATCCAGACATGCGCCGGCCGCTGTGCCTGGACGGGCAGAATGCGTGTCCACCGGAAGATGTCGGTGGAGTGCCAGGATATGCCGACTTCCTCGAAGCGATCACCGATCCGACGCACGAGGAGCACGACCACTTCCTCGAGTGGTGTGGCGGCAACTTCGATCCCGCCGCCTTCGATCTCGTGCTCACGA